One Roseimaritima multifibrata DNA window includes the following coding sequences:
- the ilvD gene encoding dihydroxy-acid dehydratase — MNAPLNPYSSRITQPKSQGASQAMLYGTGMTPEDMNKPQIGIGSVWYEGNTCNMHLLDLGERVKVGVQAAGMVGMRFNTIGVSDGISMGTEGMSYSLQSRDLIADSIETIMGGQWYDGLIALPGCDKNMPGCLMAMGRLNRPSIMVYGGTIRPGSFKNEKLDIVSAFQCYGQFIAGQISDDERQEIVRHSCPGAGACGGMYTANTMATAIEALGMSLPYSASAPAETQDKFDECAKAGAAMHLLLERDIKPRDIMTRAAFENAMVTVMALGGSTNAVLHLIAMARSVDVPLTIDDFQSVSDRVPYLADLKPSGRFVQEDLHSIGGTPAVMKYLLQEGLITGDCMTVTGKTLGENVADLPGLKEGQKIVQPVSKPIKASGHIRILRGTLAPEGAVAKITGKEGLIFSGPAKVYDSEEEMLKALEEKQISKGDVVIIRYEGPKGGPGMPEMLTPTSAIMGAGLGPHVALLTDGRFSGGSHGFIVGHITPEAQDGGPLALVQDGDIVTIDAEKNSLDVDVSEEEQNKRRQSWTAPALKATRGTLYKYIKNVKSASEGCVTDE; from the coding sequence ATGAATGCTCCCCTAAACCCCTACAGCAGCCGCATCACCCAACCGAAAAGCCAAGGAGCGTCCCAAGCGATGCTCTACGGCACCGGGATGACCCCCGAGGACATGAACAAGCCTCAGATCGGGATCGGAAGCGTCTGGTACGAGGGAAACACTTGCAATATGCACTTGCTGGACCTGGGCGAACGAGTCAAGGTCGGCGTCCAAGCCGCCGGAATGGTCGGGATGCGATTCAACACCATCGGCGTCTCGGACGGGATCTCGATGGGCACCGAGGGGATGAGCTACAGCCTGCAAAGCCGCGATCTGATCGCCGACAGCATCGAAACGATCATGGGCGGTCAGTGGTACGACGGACTGATCGCACTGCCAGGCTGTGACAAAAACATGCCGGGCTGCCTGATGGCGATGGGACGCCTGAACCGTCCTTCGATCATGGTTTACGGTGGTACGATCCGTCCCGGCAGCTTCAAAAACGAAAAACTGGACATCGTCAGCGCCTTCCAGTGCTACGGCCAATTCATCGCCGGGCAAATCAGTGACGACGAACGTCAAGAAATCGTCCGCCACAGCTGCCCGGGCGCTGGAGCCTGCGGCGGGATGTACACCGCCAACACCATGGCGACCGCGATCGAAGCCCTCGGGATGTCGCTTCCCTATTCAGCAAGTGCTCCTGCGGAGACTCAGGACAAATTTGACGAATGTGCCAAAGCCGGCGCCGCGATGCATCTCCTGCTGGAACGCGACATCAAACCTCGCGACATCATGACTCGAGCCGCCTTCGAAAACGCGATGGTCACGGTGATGGCCCTAGGGGGCAGCACCAACGCGGTCCTCCACTTAATCGCGATGGCTCGCAGCGTGGATGTCCCCCTAACAATCGATGACTTCCAATCCGTAAGCGATCGCGTCCCCTACCTTGCCGACCTCAAACCAAGCGGTCGCTTCGTGCAAGAAGACTTGCACTCGATCGGCGGGACCCCTGCCGTGATGAAGTACCTGCTACAGGAAGGCCTGATCACCGGCGACTGCATGACAGTCACCGGAAAAACGCTAGGCGAAAACGTTGCCGATCTACCTGGCCTGAAGGAAGGCCAAAAAATCGTCCAACCAGTCAGCAAACCGATCAAAGCAAGCGGGCACATTCGCATCCTGCGAGGAACACTCGCTCCCGAAGGTGCAGTCGCGAAGATCACCGGCAAAGAAGGCCTAATCTTCTCAGGACCTGCCAAAGTCTACGACAGCGAAGAAGAAATGCTGAAGGCATTGGAAGAGAAACAGATCAGCAAAGGGGATGTCGTGATCATCCGCTACGAAGGTCCGAAAGGGGGCCCAGGAATGCCGGAAATGCTTACCCCAACCAGTGCCATCATGGGTGCCGGACTAGGCCCTCATGTCGCGCTTCTGACCGACGGCCGCTTCTCCGGTGGATCCCATGGATTCATCGTCGGACACATCACGCCCGAAGCTCAAGATGGCGGCCCACTCGCCCTCGTCCAAGATGGCGACATCGTCACTATCGACGCCGAAAAGAACTCGCTGGACGTGGATGTCTCCGAAGAAGAGCAAAACAAACGCCGTCAATCCTGGACCGCACCTGCCCTGAAAGCCACACGCGGAACGCTTTATAAATACATCAAGAATGTAAAAAGCGCCAGCGAAGGCTGCGTCACCGACGAATAG
- a CDS encoding HAD-IA family hydrolase, giving the protein MSDCSPIQFVYFDLGNVLVSFDPQRGCQQVAGWAGCQPEQVYEAVWESGLEEVFETGQCSPVEFTARIAAHLGGLEGRLQPSGAPLLDLISDMFSPIEQTLTVIQRLQKAGIRIGILSNTCHAHWDWIQRQGWPVASGWSEIDILSFEIGSMKPAAEIYAAAQQAAAVPAESIYFTDDREENVAGAIRAGWQADLFRGPKDLHKRLGQLGVPAAAGAVE; this is encoded by the coding sequence ATGTCAGACTGCTCGCCGATCCAATTTGTGTACTTTGACCTAGGAAATGTGCTGGTTTCTTTTGATCCGCAGCGAGGTTGCCAACAGGTCGCTGGCTGGGCAGGTTGCCAGCCCGAGCAAGTTTATGAGGCGGTTTGGGAAAGCGGATTGGAGGAAGTTTTTGAAACGGGGCAGTGTTCCCCCGTCGAATTTACCGCCAGAATTGCCGCCCATTTGGGCGGTTTGGAAGGCCGATTGCAGCCAAGTGGAGCTCCTCTGCTAGATCTGATCAGCGACATGTTTTCGCCGATCGAGCAAACCTTGACGGTGATTCAGCGCCTGCAAAAAGCTGGTATCCGCATCGGTATCTTGTCCAATACGTGCCATGCCCACTGGGATTGGATTCAGCGGCAAGGCTGGCCGGTCGCGTCGGGGTGGTCGGAAATCGATATCCTCAGTTTTGAAATCGGCAGCATGAAACCAGCCGCCGAAATCTATGCCGCCGCTCAGCAAGCCGCCGCGGTCCCGGCTGAGTCGATTTATTTTACCGATGACCGCGAGGAGAACGTGGCGGGAGCGATCCGAGCGGGCTGGCAGGCCGACCTTTTTCGCGGTCCGAAAGATCTTCATAAACGATTGGGGCAATTGGGGGTGCCCGCCGCTGCCGGAGCGGTAGAATAG
- a CDS encoding TIM barrel protein, giving the protein MQRFHRRDWLRTGSLLAGGAVLANSARGDQPAEEKKAPQNSEPAIVNHRVRQSVMGWCFKPMGSVELAKHCKQIGIEAIEGIPASDYPAVTKLGLKISLTGSHGFAKGPLDPDNHAMVEAKLKEGIDLAVRYGAPNVITFTGMKKAGISEAAAKKNCVACWQRVIPYAEEKGIGIVLEHLNTRDDSHPMKGHPGYWGDDLEICADLIQAVGSDNFKLLFDLYHVQIMHGDLIRNLRRYQGITGHYHTAGNPGRCELDENQEINYPPVIRAIVETGYKGYLAQEFIPTWEDPMEALRHAAGVCDV; this is encoded by the coding sequence ATGCAACGGTTTCATCGACGCGATTGGTTACGAACCGGATCCCTGCTTGCTGGGGGCGCGGTCTTGGCGAATTCGGCACGCGGCGATCAGCCCGCGGAAGAGAAAAAGGCGCCGCAAAACTCGGAACCTGCGATCGTCAACCATCGCGTTCGACAATCGGTAATGGGCTGGTGCTTTAAACCCATGGGATCGGTCGAACTGGCCAAACATTGCAAGCAAATCGGCATTGAAGCGATCGAAGGAATTCCTGCCAGCGATTATCCGGCAGTGACCAAACTGGGATTAAAAATATCTCTGACCGGCAGCCACGGTTTTGCCAAAGGGCCGCTGGATCCCGACAACCATGCCATGGTCGAAGCGAAGCTAAAAGAAGGGATCGATTTGGCGGTTCGTTACGGAGCCCCCAACGTGATCACTTTTACAGGGATGAAAAAAGCGGGAATTTCCGAGGCAGCTGCAAAGAAAAACTGTGTTGCTTGCTGGCAAAGAGTCATTCCGTACGCCGAGGAAAAGGGAATCGGAATCGTACTGGAACATTTGAATACCCGTGATGATTCGCACCCCATGAAAGGACACCCTGGGTATTGGGGCGACGACCTGGAAATTTGTGCCGATCTAATCCAGGCCGTCGGGTCCGACAACTTTAAATTGCTGTTTGATCTGTACCATGTCCAAATCATGCACGGCGACTTAATCCGGAATCTTCGCCGTTATCAGGGGATAACCGGGCATTATCACACCGCAGGCAATCCCGGCCGATGTGAACTGGACGAGAACCAGGAAATCAATTATCCACCAGTTATCCGAGCCATCGTCGAAACGGGCTACAAGGGCTACCTGGCTCAGGAGTTCATTCCGACCTGGGAAGACCCGATGGAAGCCCTGCGGCATGCGGCCGGCGTTTGTGACGTCTGA
- a CDS encoding vWA domain-containing protein translates to MTLNKKPDADRSKSRPGGIIHAYQKYDPQQFPSPSAPPPDLVSPAFEHALMYGNFRELSEEELARAVRLDPSQIAGLGPSIDMLKAMLEERKRKILARYETLSVQKKARRKFQKTAQKPQLPKNLAARYQLAISAEQPYELERLWYRIGDDNSPLAKTVLDVLQRMTDHHQIDELASNYEFTGKESMSIPQALEIKAELEQIDELLKQLEEAAKTAQIGLIDMEQLSQFAPPSDMEQLEEMRRQVENLIREQAARQGLQPKPNGAGFQLTPQAYKIFQGRLLKRIFSELQPSRSGRHEGDVVGEGAVELQQTKPYEFGDSVANIDMPQTIINALLRHGDDRPLRLRSDDIVVHKTRNHPKCATTVIMDMSGSMRYDGQYMNVKRMALALQGLIQSEYPGDFLRFIEMYTFGKLRSPSEIIELMPKPVTIHDPWIQLMADMSNDEISEHEIHPHFTNIQHSLQLARQAMVGCDTPNKQIVLITDGLPTAHFEGSNLYLLYPPHPRTEQATMREGMLCKRDGITINIFLIPSWSQSEEDIRFAYRLAQSTSGRVFFTSGKDLDRFVVWDYVQNRRDIIQ, encoded by the coding sequence ATGACTTTGAATAAAAAACCGGACGCGGATCGCTCAAAATCACGTCCTGGCGGGATCATCCATGCCTACCAGAAATACGATCCTCAACAATTCCCCAGTCCCTCAGCGCCTCCACCGGACCTAGTATCGCCCGCGTTCGAACACGCGTTGATGTATGGCAACTTTCGGGAACTAAGCGAGGAAGAACTCGCCCGTGCCGTCCGCCTAGATCCCAGCCAAATCGCTGGATTAGGCCCCAGCATCGACATGCTAAAAGCGATGCTGGAGGAACGGAAACGAAAAATACTGGCTCGTTACGAAACGCTAAGTGTTCAAAAGAAGGCCCGCCGCAAGTTTCAAAAAACCGCCCAGAAGCCTCAGCTGCCTAAAAATCTTGCCGCTCGCTACCAACTGGCGATCTCGGCAGAACAACCGTATGAGCTTGAACGTCTGTGGTACCGAATCGGTGACGACAACAGCCCCCTGGCGAAGACGGTCCTCGATGTACTGCAGCGGATGACCGACCATCACCAAATCGATGAACTTGCCAGCAACTACGAATTCACCGGCAAAGAATCGATGTCGATCCCGCAGGCTTTAGAAATCAAAGCCGAATTGGAACAAATCGACGAACTGCTCAAGCAGCTAGAGGAAGCGGCCAAGACCGCCCAGATCGGCTTGATCGATATGGAACAACTGTCCCAGTTCGCACCTCCAAGTGACATGGAACAACTGGAGGAAATGCGACGCCAAGTAGAGAACCTCATTCGCGAACAAGCGGCTCGCCAAGGGCTCCAGCCGAAACCAAATGGAGCCGGTTTTCAATTGACCCCGCAGGCCTACAAGATCTTTCAAGGCCGACTGCTGAAACGGATCTTTAGCGAACTGCAACCATCCCGATCAGGGCGTCACGAAGGGGACGTCGTCGGCGAAGGAGCCGTTGAACTACAGCAAACCAAGCCTTACGAATTCGGCGACAGCGTGGCAAACATCGACATGCCACAAACGATCATCAATGCCCTGCTACGGCATGGCGATGACCGTCCGCTGCGACTTCGCAGCGATGACATCGTCGTCCACAAAACGCGCAACCATCCCAAATGTGCAACCACCGTCATCATGGACATGAGCGGTTCGATGCGCTACGACGGCCAATACATGAACGTCAAACGAATGGCGTTGGCCCTGCAAGGATTGATTCAAAGCGAGTACCCAGGCGACTTCCTGCGGTTCATCGAAATGTACACGTTTGGCAAATTAAGGTCGCCAAGCGAGATTATCGAACTGATGCCAAAACCGGTCACCATCCATGATCCATGGATCCAGCTGATGGCCGACATGAGCAACGATGAAATCAGCGAGCACGAGATCCACCCGCACTTCACCAACATCCAGCACAGCCTGCAATTAGCGCGTCAGGCGATGGTCGGGTGCGACACCCCCAATAAACAGATTGTGTTGATCACCGACGGACTACCAACGGCCCACTTCGAAGGGTCCAATCTGTATTTGCTTTATCCGCCTCACCCTCGCACCGAACAAGCGACGATGCGTGAAGGGATGTTATGCAAACGGGACGGGATCACGATCAATATTTTCTTGATCCCCAGCTGGTCGCAAAGCGAAGAAGATATTCGCTTTGCCTACCGCTTGGCCCAATCGACCTCAGGACGGGTCTTTTTCACTAGCGGAAAAGACCTCGATCGATTTGTTGTTTGGGATTATGTCCAAAACCGGCGGGACATCATCCAGTAA
- a CDS encoding magnesium chelatase, with protein MNRTTSSDSPAPAINNLAALQESGWKSKSVKTEIRDNFTRLLASGEPLYPGIVGYEDTVIPEINLALLAGHDMLFLGEKGQAKSRLMRMLTRFLDPWVPYLDHPEVPVHEDPFHPITSKGKAWLAETPADQVPIAWWHRDDRYSERLSPGTKFADIIGEIDPGKLTAGVSMSTEEALSFGLIPRMHRGIFAMNELPELDDLVQVGLFNILEERDVQIRGYPIRFDLDVMILFSANPTTYNRSGKVIPQLKDRIGSIIQTHYPSERAAGIEILQQETAGDLDGDYPVQVPYFMYEIIEEITNQARQSSFIDQASGVSARFSLANFRTMVASARQRAIVHNEQPAVPRISDLGHLYSSALGKLELDMMGSHQMSERQVLDSVIAAAIEMVFSQYVEQHGISEIAEIFSKGVRVEVGDLLPSSDYAARLKRVPPVWEKAFEVNASNSEAIRASCVEFVLAGLHSMDRISRSQRHGKIEYDFE; from the coding sequence ATGAATCGCACTACGTCTTCCGACTCCCCTGCTCCGGCGATCAACAACCTTGCTGCACTTCAGGAAAGCGGATGGAAATCGAAATCGGTCAAAACCGAGATCCGTGACAACTTTACGCGTCTGTTAGCATCTGGCGAGCCGCTATACCCTGGCATTGTCGGTTACGAAGATACCGTCATCCCCGAAATCAACCTCGCGCTGCTTGCCGGACACGACATGTTATTCCTGGGGGAAAAGGGGCAAGCCAAAAGCCGCCTGATGCGGATGCTAACCCGGTTCCTCGACCCATGGGTTCCTTATCTGGACCATCCGGAAGTTCCCGTCCACGAAGACCCTTTTCATCCAATCACCTCGAAGGGAAAAGCTTGGCTAGCGGAAACTCCCGCCGATCAAGTTCCGATTGCTTGGTGGCACCGCGACGATCGCTACTCGGAACGACTAAGCCCCGGAACAAAGTTTGCCGACATCATCGGAGAAATCGACCCTGGCAAATTAACCGCCGGAGTCAGCATGAGTACGGAGGAAGCGCTCTCCTTTGGCCTGATTCCGCGGATGCATCGAGGCATTTTCGCGATGAACGAATTGCCCGAACTGGATGATTTGGTTCAGGTCGGACTATTTAACATTTTGGAAGAACGCGATGTTCAAATCCGCGGCTATCCGATTCGTTTTGATTTGGATGTGATGATTCTTTTCTCCGCGAACCCGACGACGTACAACCGTTCGGGCAAAGTGATTCCGCAACTGAAGGATCGCATTGGATCGATCATTCAAACCCACTATCCAAGTGAACGAGCCGCCGGAATTGAAATCCTCCAGCAGGAAACCGCGGGCGACTTGGACGGCGACTACCCCGTGCAGGTGCCGTACTTCATGTACGAAATCATCGAAGAGATCACCAATCAGGCTCGCCAGAGTTCGTTCATCGACCAGGCCTCCGGTGTCTCCGCACGTTTCTCGCTGGCCAACTTCCGCACGATGGTCGCAAGCGCCAGGCAGCGTGCCATCGTTCATAACGAGCAACCTGCGGTTCCTCGCATCAGCGACTTAGGGCACCTTTACAGCAGCGCTTTGGGAAAACTGGAACTGGACATGATGGGAAGCCATCAGATGAGCGAGCGTCAAGTTCTCGATTCCGTGATCGCGGCGGCGATCGAAATGGTGTTCAGTCAATACGTCGAACAGCATGGGATCTCCGAAATCGCAGAGATCTTCAGCAAGGGGGTTCGGGTCGAAGTCGGAGACCTACTTCCCTCCTCCGATTACGCAGCGAGATTGAAACGGGTCCCGCCCGTTTGGGAAAAAGCATTTGAAGTCAACGCGTCGAACAGCGAAGCCATCCGTGCCAGCTGCGTCGAATTTGTCCTTGCCGGGCTTCACAGCATGGACCGCATCAGCCGCTCGCAACGACATGGAAAAATCGAGTATGACTTTGAATAA